The following proteins are co-located in the Calliphora vicina chromosome 2, idCalVici1.1, whole genome shotgun sequence genome:
- the LOC135951206 gene encoding uncharacterized protein LOC135951206 — MELQLYENFQHDLNELNTFQEFLNMESIIKRIETSRQFNSLCVSKKIKGRRFNPLVDLTESQFRRSYRFSKDNMKRLLEMLKDDLEIEQQNGERKERKNQVPIENQIMAAIRYWGGTEHTEITARFHGVSFRTLLKISKRVAEALSFKASRYIRMPCLLLEKEKVTKSFYDLAHMPQVIGALTHTKVKCKRSNGDNEMQAKTDDILHIQIVTDADFKIRDLDCRFQTSSVGSNMFTPVEIFAQTRIKERFEQNEFRGRLLLGDGSLKCSSYLYTPVTCAITLAEQAFNNAQRLTYEPARFCLNLWRQRFAILDNELYGSSSTNRHVIVALVLLHNMAIEWSDSSLDDNNKLNTCCRPSLLESSKTTDDRGRSEFIKNHFYSSIH, encoded by the exons ATGGAATTgcaattatatgaaaatttccaaCATGATCTAAACGAATTGAATACATTTCAAGAATTCCTCAACATGGAAAGCATAATAAAACGTATCGAAACAAGCAGACAATTTAACAGTTTGTGTGTATCCAAGAAAATAAAAGGAAGACGTTTTAATCCGCTTGTGGATTTGACAGAATCCCAATTTCGACGTAGCTATAGATTTAGCAAAGACAACATGAAACGTTTgctagaaatgttaaaagatgatTTGGAAATCGAGCAACAGAATGGTGAGAGGAAGGAACGAAAAAATCAAGTACCGatagaaaatcaaataatggCTGCAATACGGTACTGGGGAGGGACAGAG CACACGGAAATTACCGCACGCTTTCATGGAGTCTCATTTCGAACTTTATTAAAGATCAGTAAACGTGTAGCTGAAGCTTTGTCCTTTAAAGCCTCACGTTACATACGTATGCCTTGTCTATTACTGGAAAAGGAGAAAGTAACGAAATCATTTTACGATTTAGCCCATATGCCACAGGTAATTGGAGCTCTAACTCATACAAAGGTAAAATGTAAGCGGTCTAATGGTGACAATGAAATGCAAGCAAAAACCGATGACATTCTGCATATACAAATCGTAACCGATGCTGATTTTAAAATACGCGATCTAGATTGTCGTTTTCAAACTTCGTCGGTTGGCAGTAACATGTTTACACCGGTCGAAATATTTGCTCAAACACGTATCAAAGAACGTTTCGAACAAAATGAATTTCGTGGTCGTCTTTTGCTAGGAGATGGTTCATTGAAATGTTCTTCATATCTCTATACGCCGGTAACATGTGCCATCACATTGGCCGAACAGGCTTTCAACAATGCTCAACGTTTAACTTATGAACCAGCCAGGTTTTGTTTAAATCTTTGGCGTCAACGTTTTGCTATATTGGACAATGAATTGTATGGTTCGTCTTCAACAAATCGTCATGTTATTGTGGCTTTAGTTTTGTTGCATAATATGGCCATCGAATGGAGTGATTCTTCATTGG atgataacaataaattaaacaCTTGCTGCCGTCCTTCTTTGTTGGAATCTTCAAAAACAACGGATGATCGCGGTCGTtctgaatttattaaaaatcatttttactcTTCAATACATTGA